One part of the Olleya sp. YS genome encodes these proteins:
- the greA gene encoding transcription elongation factor GreA encodes MSKVSYYTAEGLKKLRDELKQLKDVERVKASKAIAEARDKGDLSENAEYDAAKEAQGMLEMRISKLEDQLAGARVIDESQMDTSKILVLSKVKIKNQTNGMEMVYTLVADGEADLASGKISVNSPIGKGLLGKSVGDVAEIQVPNGTMKFDIIEISR; translated from the coding sequence TGACGAGTTGAAGCAACTTAAAGATGTAGAGCGTGTAAAAGCATCAAAAGCTATTGCAGAAGCAAGGGATAAAGGTGATTTAAGTGAAAATGCCGAATATGATGCAGCAAAAGAAGCACAAGGTATGCTAGAAATGCGTATCTCTAAATTAGAAGATCAATTAGCAGGAGCACGTGTTATTGACGAGTCACAAATGGATACGTCAAAAATATTAGTATTATCTAAAGTGAAAATTAAAAACCAAACCAATGGTATGGAAATGGTTTATACTTTAGTGGCAGATGGTGAAGCTGATTTGGCATCTGGAAAAATATCTGTTAACAGTCCAATTGGTAAAGGACTATTAGGAAAGTCTGTTGGTGATGTTGCCGAAATCCAAGTGCCTAATGGCACTATGAAATTTGATATTATCGAAATTAGTCGATAG
- a CDS encoding HIT domain-containing protein has protein sequence MASIFTKIVNGEIPCYKVAETEDFLAFLDVNPNAKGHTLCIPKKEVDKLFDLDEDTYIGLMQFSRTVAIALEKTVPCKRIGVSVIGLEVPHVHVHLIPLNSMEDARFINKVPLSKDQFEDLAKAIQSNL, from the coding sequence ATGGCATCAATATTCACAAAAATAGTTAATGGAGAAATCCCTTGTTATAAAGTTGCAGAAACTGAAGATTTTTTAGCTTTTTTGGATGTTAATCCTAATGCTAAAGGGCACACTTTGTGTATTCCAAAAAAGGAAGTAGATAAACTGTTTGATTTGGATGAAGACACCTACATTGGTTTAATGCAATTTTCCAGAACTGTAGCTATTGCTTTAGAAAAAACAGTACCTTGCAAACGTATTGGTGTAAGTGTTATTGGGTTAGAAGTACCTCATGTACACGTTCATTTAATTCCTTTGAATTCTATGGAAGATGCACGTTTTATAAATAAAGTGCCTTTATCTAAAGATCAGTTTGAAGACTTAGCTAAAGCGATACAGTCTAATTTATAA
- a CDS encoding HAMP domain-containing sensor histidine kinase, which produces MFFTKHRQLIRWIIIIASFAIISLILWNTYVFFQKFKAEERAKMEIWSQAQENFIKAEDDTDIDLLIKILNSNTSTPIIVIYKDETVSSYSNIETNGLSDSLFLAKNKDKLIAQFKTENPPIEIRYKDELYSTLYYGNSPLLNKLKYYPLALLLIIVLFGAVVYFFYRSSKIATQNKLWSGMAKETAHQIGTPLSSLIGWTEILKDENTNPEYIKEIEKDIHRLQTITERFSKIGSLPTLEKADIVAETQEAFNYLKTRSSKLINFNIEVPEHPIYVSLNKQLYGWTIENLVKNAIDAMKGRGDLQIKITQIEKQVKVTVIDTGKGISKAEFNSIFQPGYTTKKRGWGLGLSLAKRIVEDFHNGKIKVLHSEIGKGTTMQISLKTI; this is translated from the coding sequence ATGTTTTTTACTAAACATCGTCAGCTTATTCGCTGGATTATAATTATTGCCTCATTTGCTATTATTTCGTTAATCTTATGGAATACCTATGTGTTTTTTCAAAAGTTTAAAGCTGAAGAACGTGCTAAAATGGAAATATGGAGTCAAGCACAAGAAAATTTTATTAAAGCAGAAGATGATACTGATATTGATTTACTGATTAAAATATTAAACAGTAACACCTCAACACCCATAATAGTTATTTATAAAGATGAAACTGTGAGTAGTTACAGCAATATTGAAACCAATGGATTATCTGATTCTCTATTTTTAGCTAAAAACAAAGACAAACTCATTGCGCAGTTTAAAACTGAAAATCCTCCTATTGAAATACGTTATAAAGATGAATTATATTCCACATTATACTACGGAAACTCACCACTATTAAACAAACTGAAATATTATCCATTAGCGCTTTTGCTAATTATAGTTTTGTTTGGGGCAGTAGTGTATTTCTTTTACCGAAGTTCTAAAATTGCAACACAAAATAAACTGTGGTCTGGAATGGCAAAGGAAACTGCACATCAAATTGGTACACCTTTATCCTCTTTAATTGGTTGGACTGAAATTTTAAAAGATGAAAACACCAATCCTGAATACATTAAAGAAATAGAAAAAGACATCCATCGTTTACAAACTATTACCGAGCGTTTTAGCAAGATAGGGTCTTTACCAACTCTTGAAAAAGCAGATATTGTTGCCGAAACACAAGAAGCTTTTAATTATTTAAAAACAAGATCATCCAAACTTATCAATTTTAATATTGAAGTACCAGAGCATCCTATATACGTTAGTTTAAACAAACAACTCTATGGTTGGACCATAGAGAACTTAGTGAAAAACGCTATAGATGCTATGAAAGGTAGAGGCGATTTACAAATTAAAATCACACAAATCGAGAAACAAGTAAAAGTTACCGTTATTGATACTGGTAAAGGTATAAGTAAAGCCGAATTCAATTCTATTTTTCAACCTGGTTATACCACTAAAAAACGTGGTTGGGGACTTGGATTATCTTTAGCAAAGCGTATAGTTGAAGATTTTCATAACGGAAAAATAAAAGTGTTACACTCAGAAATTGGTAAAGGGACCACCATGCAAATTAGCCTAAAAACTATTTAA
- a CDS encoding flavin reductase family protein, which yields MLSFSPQEFSTAKLHGYLLSAVAPRPIAFASTLDADGNPNLSPFSFFNVFSANPPILIFSPARRVRDNTTKHTLENAEATKEVVINVVNHDIVQQMSLSSTEYPEGVNEFEKAGLTMLKSDVVKPFRVAESPVQMECKVNDIVHLGKDAGAGNLIICEVVKMHISKTVLDKNNAIDQNKLDLVARAGGSYYSRAKSGFFEIPKPLSTLGIGVDALPKNIRESAVLTGNDLGLLGNVENLPEEKDIQAFKNQHNLSSLSTEEKHKKAKDFLSFNDVESAWKMLLS from the coding sequence ATGTTATCATTTTCACCTCAAGAGTTTTCTACCGCAAAATTACATGGTTATTTACTTAGTGCTGTAGCACCAAGACCTATTGCTTTTGCCAGTACTTTGGATGCAGATGGTAACCCAAATTTATCACCTTTTAGTTTTTTTAATGTCTTTAGTGCTAATCCACCAATTTTAATTTTTTCACCAGCACGTCGTGTAAGAGATAACACAACAAAGCATACATTAGAAAATGCTGAAGCGACAAAAGAAGTAGTTATTAATGTGGTTAATCATGACATTGTACAACAAATGTCATTGAGCAGTACAGAATATCCTGAAGGTGTAAACGAATTTGAAAAAGCAGGATTAACCATGCTTAAATCTGATGTAGTAAAACCGTTTAGAGTGGCTGAAAGTCCTGTGCAAATGGAATGCAAGGTCAATGATATTGTTCACTTAGGTAAAGACGCTGGAGCTGGAAATTTAATTATATGTGAAGTGGTTAAAATGCATATTTCTAAAACTGTTTTGGATAAAAACAATGCTATTGACCAAAACAAATTAGACTTAGTTGCAAGAGCTGGAGGTAGTTATTATAGCAGAGCAAAATCTGGGTTTTTTGAAATCCCAAAACCTTTGTCTACACTTGGAATAGGTGTAGATGCATTGCCAAAAAACATTAGAGAAAGTGCTGTTTTAACTGGAAACGATTTAGGGTTATTAGGAAATGTTGAAAACTTACCTGAAGAAAAAGACATTCAGGCTTTTAAAAACCAACATAATTTAAGTTCTTTATCCACTGAAGAAAAACACAAAAAAGCAAAAGATTTTTTAAGTTTTAATGATGTAGAGAGTGCGTGGAAAATGTTATTATCGTAA
- a CDS encoding DUF3127 domain-containing protein produces the protein MEVQGKVKLVGETQTFGSNGFRKRELVVTTEEQYPQHILVEFVQDKCDLLNNYQVGQDVKVNINLRGREWVNPQGETKYFNSIQGWRIEALQTGAPQQGMPEVPPAQAFEPATNVKEEDHDDLPF, from the coding sequence ATGGAAGTACAAGGAAAAGTAAAACTAGTAGGAGAAACACAAACTTTTGGTAGTAACGGATTTAGAAAAAGAGAATTAGTAGTCACTACAGAAGAGCAGTATCCACAACATATTTTAGTTGAGTTTGTTCAAGATAAGTGTGACTTATTAAACAACTATCAAGTTGGACAAGACGTTAAAGTTAATATTAATTTACGTGGAAGAGAGTGGGTTAACCCACAAGGTGAAACTAAATATTTTAACTCTATCCAAGGATGGCGTATTGAGGCTTTACAAACAGGAGCACCACAACAAGGTATGCCTGAAGTCCCACCAGCTCAAGCATTTGAACCAGCAACTAACGTTAAAGAAGAAGATCACGACGATTTACCGTTTTAA
- the aat gene encoding leucyl/phenylalanyl-tRNA--protein transferase, whose amino-acid sequence MNFLNSHNFFPDVSQATDDGLLAVGGDLSSERLLSAYQNGIFPWFDNDDTILWWSPDPRFVLYPKDLKISKSMRQVLRNSDFKITINKDFESVIKACANAKRPGQDDTWITKGMIEAYTKLHQLGFAKSIEVWQSKQLVGGFYGVDLKNGVFCGESMFTTVSNASKAGFISFIQHTDYRLIDCQVYTNHLESLGAIEIPREEFLKYLI is encoded by the coding sequence ATGAATTTTTTGAATAGTCATAATTTCTTTCCAGATGTGTCTCAAGCAACAGATGATGGTTTGTTAGCGGTAGGTGGAGATTTGAGTTCAGAACGATTATTATCTGCTTATCAAAATGGAATTTTCCCATGGTTTGATAATGACGACACGATACTTTGGTGGTCTCCAGATCCAAGATTTGTTCTATATCCAAAAGACTTAAAAATATCTAAAAGCATGAGACAAGTCCTTCGTAATTCTGATTTTAAAATTACTATAAACAAAGATTTTGAGTCAGTCATCAAAGCTTGTGCTAATGCTAAACGACCTGGTCAAGATGATACATGGATAACTAAAGGAATGATTGAAGCTTACACCAAATTGCATCAATTAGGATTCGCAAAGTCAATAGAGGTTTGGCAAAGCAAACAATTGGTTGGAGGTTTTTACGGAGTAGATTTAAAAAATGGCGTGTTTTGTGGAGAAAGCATGTTTACAACTGTAAGCAATGCTAGTAAAGCGGGTTTTATTAGTTTTATTCAACATACAGATTACAGACTTATTGATTGTCAGGTGTACACCAATCACTTAGAAAGTTTGGGAGCGATAGAAATCCCTAGAGAAGAATTTTTGAAATATTTAATTTAA
- a CDS encoding DNA-3-methyladenine glycosylase I has product MTKHKCGWCVGDDLYEAYHDNEWGVPVYDDDTLFEFLTLETFQAGLSWITILRKRENFRAAFDNFDYKKIANYTEDKIQELLKNEGIIRNKLKVRATVTNAKLFMDIQKEFGSFSKYIWAFVDGKPIKNKLKHYKDAPANTAISDALSKDLKKRGFKFVGSTVVYAHMQATGMVNDHEVGCFRYNVV; this is encoded by the coding sequence ATGACAAAACATAAATGTGGTTGGTGTGTTGGTGATGATTTATATGAAGCTTATCATGATAATGAATGGGGAGTTCCTGTTTATGATGATGACACCTTATTTGAGTTTTTAACTTTAGAAACGTTTCAAGCAGGTTTAAGTTGGATTACTATTTTGCGTAAACGCGAAAACTTTAGAGCAGCTTTTGATAATTTTGACTATAAAAAAATTGCTAATTATACTGAAGATAAAATTCAAGAGCTACTTAAAAACGAAGGAATTATCAGAAATAAATTAAAAGTTAGAGCAACCGTAACTAACGCTAAATTATTTATGGATATTCAAAAAGAGTTTGGTAGTTTTAGTAAATATATTTGGGCTTTTGTAGATGGAAAACCCATAAAAAATAAACTTAAACATTATAAAGATGCTCCAGCAAACACAGCTATTAGTGATGCCTTGAGTAAAGATTTAAAAAAACGAGGATTTAAATTTGTTGGTAGTACAGTGGTTTATGCACACATGCAAGCAACAGGAATGGTTAACGATCATGAAGTTGGATGCTTCAGGTATAACGTTGTTTAA
- a CDS encoding thioredoxin family protein, producing METIKDTTIKQIIKDSLVNSMSYQAYRDLVSTLVEKESNTGHEVTLALANYTMLNDRRMKRWDKTIKIDEALKASIKNKSINQTWLVITESWCGDAAHVMPVINKIAELNEGIEYRVVLRDENEALMDQFLTNGSRSIAKLIIIDNKTQNVVATYGPRPSTATTLVNNYKAKHGRLTPEFKEDLQKWYNQDKGQTTIADLVNLIN from the coding sequence ATGGAAACAATCAAAGACACAACAATCAAGCAAATTATTAAAGATAGCTTAGTAAATAGTATGAGTTATCAAGCGTATAGAGATTTGGTTTCGACTTTAGTCGAAAAAGAATCAAATACAGGACACGAGGTTACTTTAGCATTAGCAAATTACACCATGCTAAATGACAGACGTATGAAACGTTGGGATAAAACAATTAAAATAGACGAGGCGCTTAAAGCCAGCATTAAAAATAAATCTATTAATCAAACTTGGTTAGTCATTACCGAAAGTTGGTGTGGTGATGCAGCACACGTTATGCCTGTTATTAATAAAATAGCTGAGTTAAATGAAGGTATTGAATATAGAGTGGTTTTAAGAGATGAAAACGAAGCTTTAATGGACCAGTTTTTAACTAATGGATCAAGATCTATTGCTAAGCTTATTATTATAGATAATAAAACACAGAATGTGGTTGCAACTTATGGACCTAGACCAAGTACAGCAACAACTTTAGTGAATAATTATAAAGCAAAACACGGACGTTTAACACCTGAGTTTAAAGAAGATTTACAAAAATGGTATAACCAAGATAAAGGACAAACAACTATAGCAGATTTAGTTAATTTGATAAACTAA
- a CDS encoding TonB family protein, producing MNFNNSHKALAITFLITGTLLLSVLNVTVFKIESAIAETFYEIEKVDIETEDLTEDFQQTNQTKATNKAYNTTEHYKHYAQAYKPIAPPKDYTNPKLETYKNSIKSGKTSKKSEGNSAISEEILTSFNSVNEILSKRSNNQSAKQSNVANTNSYIYYSLKGRIDTHLPIPIYLCETQGKIVVNILVDANGNVTSAYINNASTSNNACLQEHALDYAKEAKFSVSSKKEQLGSITFEFKGK from the coding sequence ATGAACTTTAACAATTCTCACAAAGCGCTAGCTATCACTTTTTTAATTACTGGTACATTACTATTGTCTGTATTAAATGTGACAGTTTTTAAAATAGAATCTGCTATTGCTGAAACTTTTTATGAGATTGAAAAAGTGGATATTGAAACTGAAGATTTAACAGAAGACTTTCAACAAACAAATCAAACAAAAGCCACCAACAAAGCTTATAATACTACAGAACACTATAAACATTACGCACAAGCTTACAAGCCTATTGCACCACCTAAAGATTACACTAATCCAAAATTAGAAACTTATAAAAACAGCATTAAAAGCGGAAAAACCTCCAAAAAAAGTGAAGGCAATTCTGCTATCTCAGAAGAAATATTAACCAGTTTTAATAGTGTTAACGAGATTCTGTCTAAACGCTCTAATAACCAAAGCGCAAAACAAAGCAATGTTGCTAATACAAATAGTTATATATATTATTCTTTAAAAGGTCGAATAGACACACACTTACCAATCCCTATCTATTTGTGTGAGACACAAGGAAAAATTGTAGTTAATATATTAGTGGATGCAAATGGTAATGTCACGTCTGCTTATATAAACAATGCGTCAACTTCAAACAATGCTTGCTTGCAAGAACATGCGTTGGACTATGCTAAAGAAGCTAAGTTTAGTGTGTCATCAAAAAAAGAACAACTAGGTTCTATTACCTTTGAGTTTAAAGGAAAGTGA
- the truB gene encoding tRNA pseudouridine(55) synthase TruB has translation MTVEDYQSGQVLLVDKPLNWTSFQVVNKLRWEIRQAFNIKKIKVGHAGTLDPLATGLLVICTGKMTKQIDTFQGQIKEYIGTIVLGSTTPSFDLETDINETFETAHITEDLIHNTTKQFIGEIEQFPPIFSAIKKDGKRLYEFARAGEDVDIKPRTITIQDFEITNISDLNIEFRVVCSKGTYIRSLANDFGKALLSGGHLSALRRTKIGDFDVKNALSIDDFIKNLPKKD, from the coding sequence ATGACTGTAGAAGATTACCAATCTGGACAAGTATTGCTTGTTGACAAACCTCTTAACTGGACGTCTTTTCAAGTGGTTAATAAACTACGTTGGGAAATTAGACAAGCCTTTAACATTAAAAAAATAAAAGTGGGTCACGCTGGCACCTTAGACCCATTAGCAACTGGTTTATTAGTGATTTGCACAGGTAAAATGACCAAGCAAATCGATACTTTTCAAGGTCAAATTAAAGAATATATAGGAACCATTGTTTTAGGAAGCACTACACCTTCTTTTGATTTAGAAACTGACATTAATGAGACCTTTGAGACTGCTCATATCACAGAAGATCTAATCCACAATACTACAAAGCAATTTATAGGTGAAATAGAACAATTTCCACCTATATTTTCTGCAATAAAAAAAGACGGAAAACGGTTGTACGAATTTGCTAGAGCTGGTGAAGATGTAGACATTAAACCAAGAACAATAACCATTCAAGACTTTGAAATTACAAACATCAGTGATCTAAATATTGAGTTTAGAGTCGTTTGTAGCAAAGGAACATATATACGGTCTTTAGCAAATGATTTTGGTAAAGCACTTCTATCTGGTGGACATTTGTCTGCGTTACGTCGCACAAAAATTGGCGATTTTGATGTTAAAAATGCACTTTCAATAGACGATTTTATTAAAAATCTCCCAAAAAAGGACTAA
- a CDS encoding undecaprenyl-diphosphate phosphatase — translation MDIFDSIILGIVQGLTEFLPVSSSGHLELGKAILGDNSIPEESLLFTVVLHFATALSTIVIFRKDILDIIKGFFDFKWNEDTKFITKIVISMIPAALVGFFFEEQLEQLFGGNILLVGCMLIVTAILLFFADKAKNTNKKVSFSNAFIIGIAQAIAMLPGISRSGATISTSVLLGNDKTKAARFSFLMVVPLIFGKIAKDILGGDLSFESQNITALSAGFIAAFIAGLFACTWMISLVKKSKLSYFAIYCAIVGVIAIIVSFLN, via the coding sequence ATGGATATTTTCGACTCAATTATTTTAGGTATTGTACAAGGTTTAACCGAGTTTCTTCCTGTGTCTTCAAGTGGTCATTTAGAATTAGGTAAAGCTATTTTAGGTGATAATAGTATCCCAGAAGAAAGCTTGCTTTTCACAGTTGTTTTACACTTTGCTACTGCCTTAAGTACTATAGTAATTTTCAGAAAAGATATTTTAGATATTATCAAAGGATTCTTCGATTTTAAGTGGAATGAAGACACCAAGTTTATAACTAAGATTGTTATCTCTATGATTCCTGCTGCTTTAGTTGGTTTTTTCTTTGAAGAACAATTAGAACAGCTATTTGGCGGAAACATATTATTAGTTGGTTGTATGCTAATTGTAACTGCTATCTTATTATTTTTTGCAGATAAAGCTAAAAACACTAATAAAAAAGTATCGTTTAGTAACGCCTTTATTATTGGTATTGCTCAAGCTATAGCAATGCTTCCTGGTATTTCTAGAAGTGGAGCGACCATATCAACCTCTGTATTATTAGGTAATGACAAAACCAAAGCTGCACGCTTTTCGTTTTTAATGGTAGTGCCTTTAATTTTTGGTAAAATTGCTAAAGATATTTTAGGAGGCGATTTAAGTTTTGAAAGTCAAAATATCACTGCCTTATCTGCTGGTTTTATAGCAGCCTTTATTGCTGGTTTATTTGCATGTACTTGGATGATAAGTCTCGTTAAAAAAAGTAAATTAAGTTACTTTGCTATTTATTGTGCAATTGTTGGAGTTATTGCTATTATCGTTTCGTTTTTAAATTAA
- a CDS encoding DUF3098 domain-containing protein yields MGNSKKNNKPTVITEPLFGKHNYKFMFIGLAFIALGFILMSGGGSDDPNVFSDAIFSWRRIRLAPALVIIGFGIQVYAILSKPKKD; encoded by the coding sequence TTGGGAAATAGCAAAAAAAATAACAAGCCAACTGTAATAACCGAACCTCTTTTTGGTAAGCACAATTACAAATTTATGTTTATCGGCTTAGCTTTTATAGCTTTAGGTTTTATCCTAATGTCTGGAGGTGGAAGTGACGATCCTAATGTATTTAGTGATGCTATTTTTAGCTGGAGACGTATTAGATTAGCTCCTGCTTTAGTTATTATTGGTTTTGGCATACAAGTGTATGCTATCTTATCTAAGCCAAAAAAAGATTAA
- a CDS encoding permease-like cell division protein FtsX yields MSSSFERYQKRRLISSYFSVVISIALVLFLLGILGLLMLNAKKVADLFKEQVTVTIYLKDSAKDVEVKQLEKSLALADYVKSTTYVTKEQAAESMKAENGDDFMEFLGFNPLWNNIDVNLKADYLTSEKLEELAASVSEKNFVEEVKYDKDLVSLMNSRVKKISFWVLLLSAIFTLIAVLLINSSIRLSVYAKRFTIKTMQMVGATKRFIRKPFVWKSIKLGIIGAILALVALGFIVYYIDQAFPELQLRQSPLLIGGLFLLVFISGIVITWISTHFATQRFLNLKTDQLY; encoded by the coding sequence ATGAGCTCTTCTTTTGAAAGATATCAAAAACGCAGATTAATTTCGTCTTACTTTTCGGTAGTAATAAGTATTGCTTTAGTCTTGTTTTTACTTGGTATATTAGGACTTTTAATGCTGAATGCTAAAAAAGTTGCCGATTTATTTAAAGAACAAGTAACAGTAACTATTTATTTAAAAGATAGTGCTAAAGATGTTGAAGTAAAACAGTTAGAAAAGAGTCTAGCTTTAGCAGATTACGTAAAATCTACCACTTATGTAACCAAAGAACAAGCTGCAGAATCCATGAAAGCAGAAAATGGCGATGATTTTATGGAGTTTTTAGGATTCAATCCACTATGGAATAACATTGATGTTAATCTTAAAGCGGATTATTTGACTTCTGAAAAATTAGAAGAATTGGCTGCTTCTGTCTCTGAAAAAAACTTTGTAGAAGAGGTCAAATACGATAAAGACCTTGTGTCTTTAATGAATAGTCGCGTTAAAAAAATTAGCTTTTGGGTACTATTACTAAGTGCGATTTTTACGTTAATTGCTGTACTTTTAATTAATAGTTCTATTAGATTATCTGTGTATGCCAAACGTTTTACTATTAAAACCATGCAAATGGTTGGAGCCACTAAGCGCTTTATACGTAAACCTTTTGTATGGAAAAGCATCAAATTAGGAATTATTGGAGCTATTTTAGCATTAGTAGCTTTAGGATTTATTGTGTATTATATTGACCAAGCGTTCCCAGAATTACAGCTACGTCAAAGCCCATTATTAATTGGAGGGTTGTTTTTATTGGTGTTTATTTCAGGCATTGTTATTACTTGGATAAGTACACATTTTGCTACGCAGCGTTTTTTAAATCTGAAGACTGATCAATTGTATTAA